The DNA window cgtgagctgtggtatagttcacagatttggcttggatctggcattgctgtggctgttcataggccggcagctacagctcatattggacccctagccttcgaacttccatatgctctgggtgcagccctaaaaagaccaaaaaaaaaaaaaaaaaaaaaaaaaaaaaaaaagaaaaaagaaagaaaagaaaacaagaagaccttaaaagcaaaacagaaccagCAAAACTGCAGAAGTACCAAATTTGGTACCATTTGCCTTTATAATAGAAAACTTTAATAAACCTAGGAtcaggttttttattttctaaaaagccTGGGGAATATGGACGTCTGGGCAAATTATCATGTGCGTATGTATTTTTATGAGGAAAGGTTCAtcggattttaaaaaaatcaataagctgAAAAATGACAAGACCTCAAGGTCTGGAATATTTGTACATCCTCGTCTAGAATTTTCCACGGTACCGATACAGCACTTATTTACTCCATCCCTGAACTGCAGTGCACATTTGTTAGTTCGGCTCTCCACCAGCCACTCCCCTTTCTTGTAGGAAGAATGCTGTGATTTTGCCTCACTGGAACTGCTCTCAGCAGGTGGCTGACTCCGTGTCCCTGAACAACAAGGTGCAACACCTGACTTATGCCGAGGCATCCAGCACATCCTATCCCTTTGACTAGAATTGGCCCAGGGATCAGCCAATCAGAGCCAATGGATAGGATGAGGCTTTTGCTGCAGTATTGGTTGATACCTGAAATGTGAGATCTGGGGCTTGGGAGTACTGTAGTTATCCATCTGAAAACCCAGAGTGAGCACTGATTTAATCCAGAGAATGTGGAGCTCAAGAGACTGGTAACATGCTTAAGTTTTCAGAATCAAGCTACTCCTAAAACCAGACTCATAAAATCCCTTTTATGTTTAAGCTTCTCTgggaagtattttctttttataactgaaagaGACCTGACACTGTACTTTTTCTTTCAGAGGATTGTGAACCCCTGGAGGTGAGAGTAATATCTTATTATATGTCTAATGATACAAATGAAGGGGTCAGTACAAATCTTAAGGTGAATGGAAGattagtgtttgtgtgtgtgtgtgtgtgtgtgtgtgtgtgtgtgtgtgtgtatttggcaAATGTTTTTGGCTAACTTGGCTATTGTTCAAACTAAAAAATCATGCAGAATAGTTAGGTTGAGTGATCACCATTAGCTTgaaggattattttatttttgtggttaaTTTTCACATGCATTTCATCATAGATAGACACAGATGATGAAACATTTTTGTTCTATAATTTCCAATAGTGCTATATATATTAATGATGCTGAAAAATAGTTTTACTATTCTcaataagaaattaatttttaaaagacttaaacTTTGTTATTAGGTAAGTGTCAGATATATTCAAATTGCTAAAATgcctgaaatctgaaaaaaatcttttaaacaaGAGACCTTTTTTGTTTGAACGGCAGTGTTATTCCCTAAATTTAATTCTACTACCtcgttctttatttctttttttttattataaatcacacaAAGTAATTATTAACTAGCAAAAAGAAATCAGTAATGTTTGTATTATAAAGTTTAGAGGAAAAAGCTCTTAAAAAGtttaagttaggagttcccatcgtggctcagtggttaacgaatccgactaggaaccatgaggttgcagatttgatccctggccttgctcagcggattaaggatccagcgttgccgtgagctgtggtgtaggtcgcagactcggctgagatcccgtgttgctgtggctctggcgtaggccggcagctgcagctcctattagacccctagcctgggaacctccgtatgcctcgggagcggcccaagaaatggcaaaaagacaaaaaaaaaagtttaaattagcTTTATGGCTTAAAACTAGTGTTAAGGTGGAGTTCctcatgtggtgcagtgggttaaggatccagcattgctgtagctgcagcatagggtggctcagatttgatccctggccaggaacttccatgtgccctgggtgcagccaaaaaaccccaaacagcagacaaaaacaacaacaaattagtGTTAGGGATAAGAAAATAAGTACAGAAACCTTCATTATTTGTGGATTCTATATTTGCAAATTCATCTATTGGCTAAAACTTATTTGTAATTCCAGAATCAATACTCAACTTTTTTGCAGCCATTCATGGATATCAGGTGCATAGAGCAGTGAAAAATTTGAGTTGCTCGAATGCACATTCTGAGATGGGTCAAGACGGTGCCTGGCCTTCTTGTTCCAGCTGTCATATTGTTAACAAGTGTCCTTTTCATGATCTATTTAGTGCCACACTTTCTGTGTTTTTGTGCTTTCTGTTAGTGATTTTGGCCATTTAAAATGGCCCAAGCATAGTGCTGAAGTGGTGTTCAATGTTTCTAAACACAAGAAGGCTGCGACGTGCCTTATGGAGAAAGTATTGTGTTAAATAAGCTTTGTTCAGGCATGAATTTACAATGCTGTTGCCCTGAGTTCAGTGTTGTGAATCAACAACGTATATTAAATAAGGTCCCTTTAAACAGAGCACACATAAAACAAGATTATGTATTGATCAATTGACAAAAATGTGACCAGAAGCTCATAGGAATCTAATCCTATATTTCCCTTAGGAGCAGTAGTTCAGTACTTCTAATTCAGTGTTTGTGGTGACTTTATAGAACACGATTAATCACAAAAAACAAGAActgactatatttcttttttgttttctttttttgcttagggctgtacccgcagcatatggaggttcccaggctaggggtcgaatcagagctacagctgtcggcctctgtcacagccacagcaacatgggatccaagccttatctgtgacctacatcacagctcatggcaatgccggatccttaacccactgagtgaggtcagggattgaacctgcatcctcatggctactagtcaggctcattaccactgagccacaatgggaactccagaattgacTATATTTCTAAGTGATAAAATAGTTCTTTTCTCCCAATGTAGGGGGCAGATGACTATTAACCATTAATTTACCCTCTGGTAATTGTGAGACATTGAGGTATCTGGGTAGGATAAGAGTTACTGCTATTGTAACTGGAACTGAAAAATTGAGGAGCAGGTCTGAAGAAAGTTTATACCATTGCtttcctttcaatattttctcccttAAATGTACAACTTTCTACACCCAACATTTtaatactttgtatttttaaagtagtaattttactttttactctGTACCTTTGTGAATAAGGTCAGCACAGGCAGAGCAGTCTTAGAAGCAGAGAGATTTCTCCGGAGGAGTTGAAAGGAGTATTGGGCAAGTTGCATGCTCTTTCCTTGAAACCAGAGCATCTTAATTctgccaaaagaaaaacagacaagtaAACTTATGTGCCCTAGACTTTGCTTCTTATAATAAGAATACTAAGCTGCAAGTCTGATGGAATTTGGAGACCTCAGAATTGCTTCTTGGAGTCAAGGAGTGACAGGGAGGCTCATATGTTTGGCAAGTCTCCGTGATGCCTTAACATTCTCTGTGTTCTAAATAAAACAGACTTTCGAATGGGAAGAAAGTCCAAATGTATGTATTAGCTGTGTTTCTGATTACATAGTTTCTATAAGCAAATTGCATGGGTTTGTTAATTAGAATAGAAACTTAAATTTCACCTGTAGATTTCTGCCAACATCCTGATGGTTGCCTAATATGTGGAGGTTTCCTGAGATGGTTTATATTTGCAGAGATAGCTTATCTCATTGGCAAACATTCAACAATGCCCAGCTACcttcacagtaaaggaaacacTAAGTCCCCAGCACAAGTCCCCAGCTGAAGGTTCAGGCTATTACTTACAAGATCTCTACCCCTCTGCTGCCAGAGATGGGGAAACACAAAGCTTTACTCAGAGGAACTTACAAAGGAGAATTAGGCTGTGTTTGCTtgtcagaaacaaaaatatgctcaactccttaagtattttaaaaggagaTTGCCATCATTTTTGAAAACATTCACAAATGTACTAGTGTTTCTAGTGGAGATGTTCCAATAAGAACAGCTTGGTAATAGCAGTATGTCAAACATGAGGCTTTGAAGCTCccctatcctgctactttgctcgACATAAGACACACTACTTATTCCTAATTTTTGTACTGAacctccagctttgtcctttaAACTGCAGATATgataatttcacttttaaaacacATATGCACTGTTGACTTTATCACTTACCAATATTCCCAGCATGAACTCATTCCTgggatcttcatttcttttttttttcattattaattgcatgttttctttttttatttattttattttcccactgtacagcaaggggatcaagttatccttacatgtatacattacatttacatttttccccccaccctttgttctgttgcaacctgagtatctagacatagttctcaatgctactcagcaggatctccttataaatctattctaagttgtgtctgataagcccaagctcccgatccctcccactccctccccctcccatcaggcagccacaagtctcttctccaagtccatgattttcttttctgaggagatgttcatttgtgctggatattagattccagttataagtgatatcatatggtatttgtctttgtctttctggctcatttcactcagtatgagattctctagttccatccatgttgctgcaaatggcattatgtccttcttttttatggctgagtagtattccattgtgtatatataccacatcttccgaatccaatcctctgttgatggacatttgggttgtttccatgtcctggctattgtgaatagggctgcaatgaacatgcgggtgcatgtgtctcttttaagtagagttttgtccggatatatgcccaagagtgggattgcggggtcatatggaagttctatgtatagaattctaaggtatgtccaaactgttctccatagtggctgtaccagtttacattcccaccaacagtgcaggagggttcccttttctccacagcccctccagcacttgttatttgtggatttattaatgatggccattctgactggtgtgaggtggtatctcatggtagttttgatttgcatttctcttataatcagcgatgttgagcattttttcatgtgtttgctggccatctgtatatcttccttgaagaaatgtctattcaggtcttttgcccatttttccattggttgattggcttttttgctgttgggttgtataagttgcttgtatattctagagattaagcccttgtcggttgcatcatttgaaactattttctcccattctgaaagttgtctttttatttgctttttggtttcctttgttgtgcaaaagcttttcagtttgattaagtcccatgggtttatttttgctctaatttctattgctttgggagactgacctgagaaagtagtcatgatgttgatgtcagagagtgttttgcctgtgttttcttctaggagtttgatggtgtcctgtcgtatatttaagtctttcagccattttgagtttatttttgtgcatggtgtgaggttgtgttctagtttcattgctttgcatgcagctgtccaggtttcccagcaatgctgctTCATTTCTTAACTTCTTTGCATTCTTTCTCTCCAGATTCATCTATCAGTTTTCCCTCCCTTATTTTGGCAAGTTGCAGCAGAAagattctctttcccttccttgaaTACCCACAGACCATTTCTTCACCAGGACTTCTGCACTTGCTGTCTTTACATGAAAAGCTCTTAAGTAGCTTCTTATTTGGAATGGGCTCGCGTGACCTCCTTAGAGATGCCTTAGTGACTACCTTACCAATGCTGGCCAGTCCACCACTCTTCTTCCTCATCTCGTGCAACAGTTTTCTTTTATCCTTCActatctaaaattatttctttacctATACACCTCTACCCTAACGTGAGTTCCACAGGAGCAGCTAGCTGTTCACCCCGATATTCCCAAGCAGCTACAATTAACCTGGTACATAGCAGGTGTTCAAATGTTAGAAGTATTGGAGTGAgcctttctcttcatctttagTCTCACCTCTAACCCTGATCATACACTCAAAATGCACAGCAGTCACTACTTAGGCAGATCTCTTTTATAACTAAAGGTCACTGCTCTTCAGGGTGCCCACGAAATGCTGCAGCTGGTCCCAATCCCACTGCCACCACCTTGAATCTCCTCCTGCTTTGCTCCACAGAGTATGactatattaattttatactaATCTCTACTGGTGACTAGGCTTCTCAGTATAAGATTAGCTTTAAACTCATTTCAAACAGCATGATATGACTTTAGAGAAAAGCACTAAACCCATATCAAACTAGAGCAAAGAAGACAAGACAAAAGGATTGGATTCTGATCTGTGAAAACAGtaatctttccttctctcttaaaCCCTTAGTCTTTACTTCTCCCTCAATCTTCCTGCTAACTAAATGGTCCTGATAATGTATAAAAAAGGGATGCAATGAGAATTTTGCAAGACCCAGCGTTATTCTAAAGTGGAAAGTGAATCCAAACAATTTCACAGTATGTTGTGCTACTCTTAACTTAATGTTAAACCCTGGTATATACATTTTCCATAATTCATCAGAATCAGCACTCCATAGGTGAATGTGGTTGGAGATAACAGCTTTTAAACGTGGCTCTGTCCACAAAGGATATAAATGAGGGGGGCGGAAAGCAGAATGCTAACTATGTTTACACTAGGTAGAAATTTCTGCAGTGTTGGTTTTGGGAAGGCCTTATGCCAACAGTGGCACACCCTCCTAGGGTATGAGGTTAAATAAGTTAGGCCAAatgcaggagaaagaaaaattttacaaatcaGTTTTGTGAGAGTAAAGGCAGAAGGACAGCCCTTGGAAATGAGAAGGATCAGGGCATCTAAGGCAGTGACCTAAGATTAAACCAGGACAGTGAACTGCAGCTATGTGCTTTTGGTGGAGGGATTTAAGATTTATTAATGTCTGGCTGGTAAGGAAAGGAAACCTTATTGCTTTTACCTTGCTGAGTTGAGGCTGAGGTGTTAaggcttttgttaaaaaaaaaaaaaaaaatcacactcacAGTGGAAACCTGCTTCCGTATTTCCAACATGACAAAACACAGCATGTGGTCTTAGTTGCACCCAAGACAAATAAAACCTGTCATAGTAAACAGAGTTGCTGTTTATTCCAGATTTGCCAGAATATTTGTTCAGCCAACCCAGAAAGCTAAGTAAAGTCTTCAGAGATGCCACAACCATTCTGTTTAAAACGAGTTCTCTTTTCCATGTTGGTCTCCATTCTCctgttttaaatatgtatttagtcACTTAAACATGGCCCATTTGTTTACTGAGAACATTAGCATCATGCAGTTTTACTacctaaatattttccaaatgcccTAAGGCACATGCATTTTACCACATTGTTAAATTAATTGATTTCCTTATAAGCACTGTATTAGAGtctgatatgaaaaaaaaaaaaaaaaagccccctgTACCTCTTTGATGCAGAAATAAGATACTAAGGCTAAAGTTCTGAACACTGGAGTTCACTTAGTTctagaaattaaaagtaaaatgaaaaatgatacactCCAATGGAATTCtataatatttttcatagaatattttattaagtCTGTAAACCCTAACACCATCGCTGTGAATGTCACATTCACCTAATCATGCCTTCTTGAAGTAAAATCTTAATATGGGCTACTCTGTCAATGTGACATTTTCATTAGTTCTATTATTTTTGAACAGTACCTTAGCACTatcaaaaatattctgaaaggcGGTCTCTGCCTGTTAGCTCATGACTGTGGGAAGACAACACCTTTTTGATTATGTCATTGAATTTAGTCATGGAGTATGTGTCCTTACTAGACACGCAGACACAATTttatcctttgtattttgttAGATGCCTCTGTGATATGAACAAAAAGAGATGTGTTCATAATATCAAAGAAGCACGATTGGGTCACCTTCatcatagaccaaaaaaaaaaaaaaagcagcataagACTGGATTTAGAGTGTGCCTAAAACAAATTCCCCAGCCTAACGATAACCATGGTGACTCCTGCTGTTTCAAGTCCACTGCTGCTCACGGGCACAGATCCCCCTGAAGGAAAAAGGGAATGCTGACTTTTTAACAAAACTGAGGCTGAGTTCAGCAGCCTTTATGGCAGAATCAAATACAACATGGGGGAGGGCTGATTGGACCAATTCAGCCCTCCTTGAAGCATGAGAAGGAAGATAACTTTATAGCATTTTCCCTGCGAAGCAGCGAAGGACATAGCATTAGAGCAACTGATTACAGGACAGAGAGGAGACTTTATTAAGGATTATTCATTTCTTGCATGAGGAGCTGCCCAGACTGTGGCTGCACATCACTTACGTGGGGCTCCTGGATTCTTCAGTCGCTGTGTGCATCTGATTAGAAGGGAAACAACATTGTTCTCGCTCGAGCAGAGAAACTGACCTTCACTGGCCAGAATTCCTATTTGTACAAAGAATCCTTTCGCACACCCAATCTCCAAGCTCACGTGATCCTGcagcagcaagctgcagtgttgTTAGTTCCTGTGCAAAATCAAAAAGTCTGTATAAGCTCAGGTACCATCTCCATTATTAACAGGTAATGGTGGAGCTTCTTCACAAGAGTATAATGTAAATGTAATGCTGAGCTGACATTAACCAAACACTGTTACTGCAGCTCTTGCCGAACCTGTGTTCTAGAAAGAGAGGCTCAGGGCTTCTGTTCAGTCATTTGTTCCATGTGAGATGTTAAGTGCTCCATTTCACATTCATTACCATCTACGTATAATAATCCTATTTTTACCCAGTgactagaaacacacacacatccctctaCTGGGAGCAAAACCCATTACTGTAGATTACTGAAAGTTTATGTAATGAAGTGAGGTTGCTCTTAGGAGACTTATCTGGGTCACTGGCTCTACCTAATTCAGGGAAACAGGGACAAATGATGCCACCCCAGCGGTCTTATGTGCTTTTGGCCAGACGGCTGTGTCCAAACCTCCATTTTTCCCAAACAAGTGGGAGCCTAATTTGGAATCTTAGGTGCAGGTGTGGGGCCAGGAGTGACAAAGAGGCAGCATATAGGGGCACAGCCAAAGCTGCAAATTGAGCAGACATATAGAGGTGTCACTTCCAAGGGGCTAATAAGCAGGATTAGTATGAggctgtagaacagaaacagagggTAGGGGGTAGAAGGCAATCCTGGGTGGGGCCCTCACTCCACATGTGGGTGGCATCTCAGGTGTTCTTCCAGCACCTTACCCCAGTAGTCAGggtcctggccagggaacctgccAAGAAGGTAGTGCTAACTCAGACATGATGTTGCAACAAAGATCCCCAGCTTACCACCCACCTGTGGGCCCACTTGTCCTTGGCCTCATGCTcagactcattcttttttttttttttaagtaacattatattagtttcaggtgtaaaatataatgatttgatatttgtatacactgtgaaatgatcagCAAAGGGCTGTGCATTAGGAGTGCAACAAGCATAATAGATGTACTGTGGTGGATTCAGGAGGAGGGAGTTAAATTCTTCATTGAAACATTACCAATAGAGGAGGGATCACAGCAGGTAATTTAAGTGttataagagaaaggaagagttCCCTTGCCTGAGATTGGAAGTGGTTTCATGAATGAAGGATCCCAAATGATGGAGGCTTTGGATACGTAGAAGAAGGGGAAGCATTCTGACGCCAGGGTTAGACACAAAGGCGTGAGGTAGGAATGCTGTAGCCTGTTGGATGGGAGCCACTGAAGAGTTTTAAATGAGCCATATGATGAAACCAGTATTTTGGGAGATTGGTATGGCAGCAATGAGCAGGATGAACTGTagatgaaaggagaaaggaggtggGAACGAGTTCAGTTATGACAGTCTAGATGTGGGATGagagtcattcatttattccttcaacaaTTATCTGCTGTTCTTGTATTAGATACTCTTATAGGTGCTGGGTTCACTGGTGAACAGGAAAGCCAGGAGGTGCATATTCTAGGGATGTTAAAGAgactcttttggagttcccgtcgtggctcagtggtcaacaaatccaactaggaaccatgaggttgtgggttcgatccctggccttgctcagggggttaaggatttggcattgccgtgagctgtggtgtaggtcgcagacgtggcttggattctgcatcgctgtggctctggcataggccagtggctacagctccgattggacccctagcctgtcaacctccacatgcctcgggagcggcccaagcaatggcaaaaagacaaaaaaaaaaaaggagacttttATGTCAGACATATCAGAGACTGGTAAGCAGAGGGGAGGGTATAAAACGGGGCGATGTGATGGTGACTAGGCAGGTCCCTTAAATAAGGTGCTCTGAGCAGGTTGTTGTTTTTGCTGAGACTGAAGGATGAGAAGGTGCACAGATCTGAAGGAAGAGAATTTTGGGGAGATGGAAGAGATATTGCAAAGATTCTAGGGTGAGGAAAACCTTAACTTAGgggaagagagacaaaagactgtGTGGATAAAGTATCGTCAACAAGGGAAAGAGTGAGTGGCAGGAGATAGGTCAGTGGGGGTTAGATCACTTAAAGCCTCACGGGTTATGTTAAGGAATTGAGGTTCTATTTTAAGCACAGTTTTAGAGGAGGGAAGTGATGTGAtctcatatacattttattttattttttgctattttagggccgcacccaaggcatatggaggttcccaggctagaggggttgaatttgagctctagccgccggcctacaccacagccacagcaatgccagatctgagccgtatttGCGACCTAAACTACAGCCCtaggcgacgccagatccttaacccactgagcgaggccaggcatcgaacctgcatcctcatggatcctagttgtctCCATTAACCgcagagccacgaagggaattcctcatatatattttaaaaagatgactttAGCACTGTGTGAAGAATGTATTTTGGGGGGCAAGAGTGGAAGCAGGGACCCAGTCAGGTGACAAAGGAAGGCAGTTTGGATAGGACTTGCCAATGAATTGGATATGAGGAATTAAAAATGACGGTAAAGACAATCCCAGTTTTGGTCATTTACTGAAAAGAGGAAAGCTGAAGCAGAAATGGACTGAGGGATGTATGGGACCGGGGCTCAGTTAGGGACAAGCTGGAGCGCAAGTAGAGAGCAGCATGTACAAGTCTGGGAGTCAGGAGAGAAACCAGGAC is part of the Sus scrofa isolate TJ Tabasco breed Duroc chromosome 2, Sscrofa11.1, whole genome shotgun sequence genome and encodes:
- the C2H5orf63 gene encoding glutaredoxin-like protein C5orf63 homolog isoform X5, whose product is MHTATEESRSPTIKMLWFQGKSMQLAQYSFQLLRRNLSASKTALPVLTLFTKDPCPLCDEAKEVLEPYKNRFLMMHRVNISKLEKQLQKLEQQGAEG